The Sporichthyaceae bacterium nucleotide sequence GCCGCGGTAGCGCAGCTTGATCCGCTGCCCGCCCTGGGTGGCGACCTGGGAGACGGTGCGTTCGACGTTGGGCCGGTAGGTCCGGTAGTCCTCGCGCAGGTCGGGGTCGGCGGCCCATTCCGCGCGGGCCACGCGCAGCAGGTCGTCGCGTTCGTGCAGGGTCATCGTGCGGCCGGTCTTCGCGGTGGTGCACGCGGCACGCAGCGGACAGTCTCGGCACAGCGCCCCGAAGGTCACGGTCCGAGACGGTGAGATCGGCCGGGTCTGACCGGCCGGGCAGGTCATGGTGCCGGAGTCCTCACCGACGGTGAAGTCGACGGTGAAGTCGTCGAGGGTGAACCCGCCCGGAACCGCCGGCTGCACCGGCTTGGGCTTGATGACGGCGTCGTGCCCGGCCTGCTGGATCGCGCCCCGCAGGTCACCGG carries:
- a CDS encoding transposase, translated to MTCPAGQTRPISPSRTVTFGALCRDCPLRAACTTAKTGRTMTLHERDDLLRVARAEWAADPDLREDYRTYRPNVERTVSQVATQGGQRIKLRYRGTVKNNAWLKSRTAALNLRNLVGRGLARIDRTWVLAI